The nucleotide sequence TTCTCTACACTGTCCAGTAACTAACATATTTAAACATGAACCTTTGCCAACTCATCTAAGATGCCTAAAAATGCATCAGCCTCGGTAGTAGAACTCACTGAAACCTGGTAAATCCTAATGATATCTAAAGTACAGCAAGCTAGAGGAAGAAGATCCCAGTTGGATGGGATGAGTAGGAAGGGCAGGTGGTCTCTTGCAGGTTGGAGAATGTTGCCTGCAGTAAATGTTGCTGCACATGCTAGGTCCTTGCTAGACTGTGAACCACAGGGAAAGACCACGAACAGAGTTGGAGTTCACAGGCCTCAGGCATGTAGCTCCCAAAGCTCAACCACTTCTCCTCAGGCTGGCTTCACAGAGCAGATCCCCACCACGCCCAGGACTGAGGGTGTGCTGGCACACTAACACCTCATTTGGGGACGCGAACTAGCAACTCATACTGCTTATCCTCCATGGCTCCCATTTTCTATCACCTGTTTTAGAGATGTTCAATGCCTTGCATGAACATAGCATAGTAAGTTTCCTTATTGACCCTCAACATAAATACTGTAACATTGTATCTTTGCTGAGAGAGTGTAAGGAAGGTCTTGGAAAGCAAGCTAACAGCCCAAGGCCTGTGGAAATAAAAGGGGCCATAGCTGGGGGGAATAGCTCATCAAAGGACTGCTTTGGGGGAAATCCTTTCATACACTACTAAAAGGAGAGTCCAAACACCGTCAACTCTCCCAGGACTCCTCCTCCCTTTACTGGGGATTATAGACAATGAAGTAAGGTTGGGAAAGGGAACAACAGGAGGCTCCTGGCAGGAGAAAGACCTCTAAGAATGGTGGCCAGAAAGAGTTTCTGGAGAGACAGGAGGCTGGCACAGACGTGAAAGGAAAAGGTGCGGTGAGTGCAACAGGTAAGGACAAGAGAGTGACAACGCAGACAAGGCCAGAGCCAGAAAAGGAGTGGCTCAAGAATAAAAGGAACTATTTTCCTCCTAAACATGAGTGTTTCTTGCACTAGGACAACTTGGACTTCACCAATGCCTAGCTTCACGGGGCCTGCAGTTTGACTCATGGCACAAAGCAATTGTGAACCTGTGCTATAGCCCCGGGCTACTTTCCAAGACAGCTACAGGAAACCTGCCTTGCTATAAAACTGAGTCCCATTTCTTTTTCGTCCCTCTCTGCCTTACTTCCTTCCAacttcctgccttcctggggcTTCTCACCGGGTCAGATGCTGAGGGCCAGGGATGAGGACCCAGGGCTACATCCAACACCGGCCCACACAGGGAGACAGGGCCACGCGGTCAGCCGGGGATAGCAGGGTCGGCCAAGAAGGGCTTGCCTCAGAGTGGACAGAGAGCACCCGATTCTTGGCTTCGAGATTCCTCAAGCCACCCTCACTTGCCTGCAGGATCCGGGACTGCACCGCCTCCGCTGTCTCTCCACTGTttccaggcgccccttccctgcctctggaATCTTTCCAGCCAGAGACTTCCAGGAAGCACTAAGGCAGCCAGGCCTCGCCCCTCTTTCCGCCGCCCCTCCCATTGGTGGAGAGGACCATTTCCCAGCCAATCACTTGCCCGAACACCTGACTCCACCCCTCAATCCCAGGCTGGGGATCTGTGATTGGCCAGACTGGAAGAGCTCTCGCCCCTCCCACCTCAGTAAATTCTGTTGGCCTGGGGCCGGAAGAAGCACCTGAGTCGGGTGCTCTATTCTTCTGAGGGGAGGATGCCCTGTCCCTGGAAACTCAGGTTGGCTTCAGAAACTGCCGCTGCTACTGATTTTTGTTAGTTTGAatggtgtatatttttttctgcacgTGGCATGGCTTTTCTCAAGTATTACAGAGATCTACAATGTCATTCTCTTGTTGGAATTAACCATAAATTCCACATGATATCTTTCCACTGGTAATATTATAACAGCCTAGAGACTGCCAGGTCCATGGCCTAAACCCTCAGGCTGTGTACACTGCAGCCAAGACCTGCTTCGTAACTCTTTCTTGCTTTAAACCTAACCCGAAGGTTAAAGTCTTTTGTGTGACTTGATAAATGGTTTGCAGAAAGAATTCCACCTGCAAAATATATTGTCTCAAGCACATGAAAAAGTATACCATGAATCGTGCTTAATTTTTGTAATGGAAAATGTCAGTTTCAAACATTTATCCTTAATTTGAGAACATGTCTGAGACAAACAGCCTCTTCAAAAACTCGCTGTTGAAATAATCCACTTAATATTCAGAAGGTTTATTTCCCACTCTTTCGAACACATGTGTCTTACCAAGGCCGCCAACAAACTTTTCAATTATGGCTCAACTAATCTTTTAACATGAACCAAGATGACATCCTCCGTTGAAAATTTTgggatgggtatcgaggagggcaccttttgggatgagcactgggtgttgtatggaaaccaatttgacaataaatttcatatattgaaaaaataaataatcacaacaacaaaaataaataaaagaaaaaaaaagaaaattttgggcatgactgtatttatattatgttgttgttttccttgtGAGTGTGCACTATTTATTAACTTTCTTTCTGATAGGATTGAAAAATAACGCATCTGCCAGATCAATATCTACATGTCATGTAGCTGAAAAATCCAACCAAAACCAACTTCTGGCATAACAGTTGCAATTGGTACCATTAATTGCTTGTGTTTTCAATAGTTCACTGACCCACTATCTATCTCCAATATTTGCTTAAACAGAGACAAAACATGTAGTTAtgttatactatatatactatactatatatatttttctatatatattgcatactatatatatttatatatattgtattatattttatatactatatatgtatatgtattattatgTATTGTATtctactgtatatattttaatatataaaatattctgtaataccTTACATGGGTGCATAGTTGgcataaaatattctgtaataccTTACATGGGTGCATAGTTGgcataaaatattctgtaataccTTACATGGGTGCATAGTTGgcataaaatattctgtaataccTTACATGGGTGCATAGTTGgcataaaatattctgtaataccTTACATGGGTGCATAGTTGgcataaaatattctgtaataccTTACATGGGTGCATAGTTGgcataaaatattctgtaataccTTACATGGGTGCATAGTTGGCATTAAATATTCTGTAATACCTTACATGGGTGCATAGTTGgcataaaatattctgtaataccTTACATGGGTGCATAGTTGGCATTAAATATTCTGTAATACCTTACATGGGTGCATAGTTGgcataaaatattctgtaataccTTACATGGGTGCATAGTTGgcataaaatattctgtaataccTTACATGGGTGCATAGTTGGCATTAAATATTCTGTAATACCTTACATGGGTGCATAGTTGgcataaaatattctgtaataccTTACATGGGTGCATAGTTGGCATTAAATATTCTGTAATACCTTACATGGGTGCATAGTTGgcataaaatattctgtaataccTTACATGGGTGCATAGTTGgcataaaatattctataatacCTTACATGGGTGCATAGTTGGCATTAAATATTCTGTAATACCTTACATGGGTGCATAGTTGgcataaaatattctgtaataccTTACATGGGTGCATAGTGCATTTATTGGCATTGCAGAGTCTCTCTACTCTATCATGTACATCTCTCTCAGCATTTTTGTACAATTGCATTTCTAGTGCTTTATTTCAGTCAGTATGGATCATCATTTTTCCAAGCTTCCAAGAGCCAAATTAGCAACATATTGGCACCATTTCGCAAGGTTCTTGGGAAAAAGTTAAGTCTTCTGTCATAAGGGATTGCTCTCATATAAACAaactttctccatctgacttttAGTCCCcccattgttgttgttgtcattttattttctttttgtgttttaagctgaattttcaaaattttcagatTTTCCAACTCAGATGTCTCCATTTTACACCTCCATGCCCCACTCTTTCCAAAACAGGAGATGGAATTTAGCATAGAAGACTTACAAGGTTTGAGAATTTTGCCTTCCCTGGAGCTTCACTACTCCTAGAAGTTCTCTGCTCTCCACGTATTTTAGGTGAGTGATGATTGCATTCTTCCAAGGATGTCCTCTCTTCTTCCAGCTTTATCTTAAATTAGTGGTTAAAAATGGTCTCATTTCATTGTCCTTCTCTATTGCATCAGTGGCCCTCAGACATACAATTCTGTGGTTCTAAGGATTAATGTGTTTGGTTTGTGTAGCCTTCCCCAAATGCATTTGTTACAGCTCTCTCTTTTGTCCATGTTGTTCCCAACACACTGTTATTGTATCTGTCCTTAAATAACTTGAGCTTTTCTCTACCTCCAGGTTTTGTTAACTTGAGCTTTTCTCTacctccaggttttttttttttgttttgtttattacttACTCTTATCCTTtccatagatttttctttctccagcttTTCAAAAAAATGCTTCCATTATATTATAGATCGCTGCTGATGGATAATCTGATCATACTATCTAAAGTAGCCCCCattcagggtggctcagttgtgtaAGCAaccggctcttggtttctgctcaggtcatgatctcatgactcatgggGTCCAGCCACACATTGGGCCCCACAccaacagcatagagcctgcttaggattctctctgtccttctctctgtgcccctcccctactcatgcatgtgtgatctctctctcaaaataaacaaacattgaaaaaagtagtctcggggcgcctgggtggcttggtcggttaagtgtccgacttcggctcaggtcatgatctcacagtctgtgagtttgagccctgcgttgggctctgtgctgacagctcagaggctggagcctgtttcagattctgtgtctccctctctctgtgaccctcccccattcatgctctgtctctctctgtctcaaaaataaataaaggttaaaaaaaatttttttaataaaaaaaaaataaaaataaaaaaaggagtcTCATCCTTTGTTCTCTCAGAGCATCTCATCCATTTTTATAACACATTTTCAGAATGCAAAATTCTTCACTCAACTTAAGAGTTACatagtttattttatgtaatttcccAAATGCTCTCTCTCCATTAGATCAACATTTTATGAAACCCATCTGCTTCATAGCAGACTTGTTTTTTTACTACATCTTCAGCACCTACTACCATGCCTACATTAGAGCAGAATTCTAGTGTGCATTCATTGAACGAATCTTCTTTGATTGAATACCTGGCTGACCTATTGTGTGATAGGTAGCCTAGGCTCCTGACTACTCCAGAAAAAGCATTGCCATTGATctataaataattgaaattatttcttcaatattaactaaaattcacaccaaaacccaaaaaccaaaaacaaaacaaaaatcctcaaaCAACAAAATACTTTACCTATGAGAAtgggatcatgagccaaagtcgtcACTTTTATATTAAGTAGAACAGTGTAGACTTAGAATAAACATGAATATGAAGATGCTTCTGAGGGTATCAGTCTGTTTTTTCTAACTGGactcttttcctctttaatttcttttcctttctatgttCACTGGcaaattttcatcattttttaaatcagaattaaCAAATATAGACACCTAAACAGTGAAGTTATTTCCAATTTACCCATCTGATTCCAACTTAAACACTTgtccagaaagaagaaataaaaaattcaaggtTAAAAGTGACACGATACTTAATAAATAGACATTGAGAGAGGTATTCTAGCCACAGAAGAAATTGCTAACCTATGCTATTAAAGGCTAATTTTGAACATTATCAGGAATACAATAGATCATAAAGAAATTATAATCTTTATATCACATACCCATAATGGCTTACCCTACAAAATAGTCCATATAAATATGAGTAttgaacttcaaaaaaagaaaagaggtataTCACAGTCAAGAGTAGctagaaaaatgaattataagaaaataccatAACAGAATatttctctatttaaaataatagataagGAGCAGATGGGATTAGAATATGCAAGATCATCAAATGGGAGAAGGggctataaatattttcaaagaatcaactgaGTCAATTTGAACCACACTGAGGAAACAGATAAAAGAATGGTAGGACAGTTTTTGATATCATCAGGTCTTCTGGAAGAGTGTTTTTAGGaagagatttcatttaaaaactttaaaagaattttagctAGACAGAGTGAAATGAGAATATGTTACCAAAAATTCCAGGAAGAACTCTAGAAGGAACATCATGagagtttcttcatctgttcaaAAAATTTGGTCAAAATCATCCAGATCTCCAGGATTGCAGATTTAAAATGCCTTCAGTCTTAGTGTTCAAGAGATATAAATAATCCCATCAATTAAGACCTACAAATGTACAGCATCACAATGAAAGTCAGTGATAATGAGTCAATAAAACACCTCTGATAAAGGAGATAAGACTGAACAACAGGATAGTCTTGTGGCAGCAAACATAGTAGATAAGACCACATAATAGTGGATATATtacattatcagggaaatatattaagaatatatCATTTAAATCAGCCACCTTCCAAGCAGTTCTCCTGAGAACAAAATCTAGTCAATGCTaattaatactttaaatattaaaaatagaagatataGGGATTCAGGCTTTTAGAAAGAGGGTTAATATTTCCCCCCCATGTAAGTAAATGAATCTTAACAAAAGAATAGTTGATGAGGTTGTTGTTTCAGAATTTGTGAGAAGTAAAACCTTGGAGGAATCGATCTCTGATCGTCTTGGTTCTTATAGATCATTCACCATGGATGGAGCAAGGAGGTAGATGCTAGCCACAAAGATGTGAATATGAGGAGCCATATGGCCACCAAATCtgtgagtgaggaaggagaaaaaggctGGAGCATAGACCActaagatcacacacacacatgagatcCACATGTTTCCAAGGTCTTGAGCTTAGCACCTTTGGATGGAAGATGGAAGACAGTGTAAAGGATGATAACATAGGAACGTAGGATTAATATGAAATCTAAACCTCCAGCAAGGAAGGCAGCAGTCAGCCTGCAGATTCTGCAGATCCTTGTGTCTTCACAAGGTAGCCTGATCAGAGCCATAAATTCACAGTAAGTGTGAGAGATGACAGTAGTTCTGCAGTAAGGAAGCCACTGAGGCATGAAGGGTTGAGGACTGAAGAGCAAAACCCCATGGAGGGAAATCAAGTTCTTGATGACTCTATGTGTCAGGATAGCAAAATGTCTCAGAGGATCACAGATTGCCATATACCGGTCAAAGGCCATGGTCAAGATAAACCCTGAGGCCATGTTGCatagtgaatgaatgagaaacaCTTGTGTGAGTGTTCTTCAAAATAGATCTCCCTACCATGGAGCCAAAAAATGCTGAGGATTTGGGCACAGTGGTGATGGAGATGAACAAGTCAGCCACAGAGAGCATAcaaaggaagaagtacatggggtcATGCAGGTTGGAATCTGTTCTGACAATAAAGAGAAGAATTACCCAGCAGAGCACTCAGGTAGATAGGCAGAAGGGCCATGAGAGCCAAGTGTGAATGGCCTCCATCCCTAGAAGGCCAAGGAGAAGAAAAGTACTGGGGTGGAAATTGGTATTATTTGACAATGACATGATGAAAACCCCTGGCTCCACTCAGTCGTGAGATGGTGCTGAGTCTTTCATACTCATTTGTCCATTCATTCTCTTctgcctttattttcatttatataaaagccTTGGCGATGTTTTATACCCCAAGGATACAGTGATAAGTAGGACTGATCCCTAGCTTTAGATATTAGCATTCTAATAGTGGAGAAACCTATGCAAACCAAGGATTAAATTCccaagtgaacaattcagtgaaAGTTATATGAATAAACAGGGAGACTTATTCCACTTGTATGAGCCAGAAGATTCATAGTGAAGATGCTTAGTCTTGGTTCTGAAGCATATTGGACctttaaaattaagagaaaactaTGACTACAATAAAGTTCACAGTCAGAAGACATCAATGCCTCCACTGAGATTAAAGAATCTTCttttgcggggtgcctgggtggatcagtcggttatgcgtcccgCTCCTGATTTTGGCAcaagtcatgatatcagggtttgTGAGggtgagcccatgttgggctctgtgcttgacagtgcagagcttgcttgggattctctctcttgctcgctctctctctgcccctcccctgctcacatgctctctctgtctctcaaaataaataaataaacttaaaaaataaaaaaaataacaatcttCTTTTGTTTGTATGTGGGTGAATCTGGAGTAGTTGTTTGAAACTtaagcttttatgtttttttttaatttttgagagagagagagctcatatGATCagtagaagggcagagagagatagaggggagagcatgaaggacagaggatctgaagcaggatctgggctgacagcagagagcccgatgtgggactcgaactcacaagcatgtgagatcatgacctgaaccagagtcagatgcttaactgactgagccacccaggcactccaagacaTAAGCttttgtctatggctgcttccTCATGTTATCAAGCACAGAAGTGAAGCCATCATGATACACTTTTAATTGATTAAAGACACTTTCTATGAATTAAACATAATGTGGTTGCCTAAAACATATCTTTTGTATACACCTCAGCATCATGAGAAGTCTGAAACATTACAAACCAATCTGTTAGCAGAGATTGGGAGTTGTAAATCCAGGGAGATAGAAACAAATATTGCTTCTTTATAACaatcctgcatttttttttcctttgtgaacaAAAAAGTTATGTGTTAGTGGTTTCTCACTAATTCGAACatgttttgtcttcattttcattcgcTTTAAActattttgtaatgtttcttttgatttctttgaccCACAAActatttagaagtatgttattACTTTCCAAATATCTAGGGAGGGGGCTTCAAGGGAAATTGCTATTACTTTGGAATTATCATAGCAGAACTCTGACCTTAATTGTCTCACCCCAAATTAGAATTCATTTTTCCAGAACTGCTTCCAAGATATATTTGATGGCAATGAAACTGTAGACTGAAGAGAACAGAAGATTGTTTCCTAAATTTCACCTGATTGTCCACTATGCTACATATAATTAGTATGTattgataaataatattaatttcatgtaTTCTAGATTCTTTTTCCAAGGAGTGAGAGCTATAAGAGTGACAGCAAAATGTCTTAAGCCAGGGCATATCTGCATCTATCTCCTTAAACTAAGCAAaaatgaggaaatcaggagttaatGAAATTAGAACCTGAGTTCTGAACCTAATCTCTAATTCCCAATAGTTTCTTTCCCTGGCAGCATGGGGAGGCCATCCCCCTCTACGCCCTTGGGAACCTTTGATGTTAGGAAACATGTCTATAGCTGAGCTCATTTAGAAAAGCCATAAGTCATGAGAGAACTGAAGGTCTCCACAGGTGAGGTGACTGCTCATGTTTATCCCCACAGAACCTCTGGTGAGGTAAGGCAATGCACAGTGGAGCTCACTTGTGTACAACTTCAGATGTTAGTCAGAACTCTTTAAAGCTCATTTTTTATGTGTCCTGTGTATTAATTATGAACTTCTTGGACTCCAGTCTTATTCTTTCGTACGCACCTTTAAGGTGAAGTTGAGAGAgaataaagatacagaaataatagAGTCAGCATCTTATCCTAATAGGACCTTGGGATTATGTATTGATAAAGATTCTAATTTAATCAGGGATATGAAGGATATGAGGCTATTCTCACTGCAAAGACTCTGTATGGATGACATTCCTATTTCCCTGTCACCATCAATTGCTTTCGTGGCCAAGAAGACAGATAGCAAGCATAAGAATCAAGAGAGGTTTCTCCCCTTTCCACCTATTTCCCTAGACTTTAATCTTTAAAGTAGTTTTAGATTGTCCTTGCCTAGCAACCATGCCACaggttatatgaaaaaaaaatggaagaaaaatttagAGACTGttttcatatgatttttcatgtctttattaAGATAGTgttatatgtggaaattaaatagcTCATATGAGTTTCTTCTTATGATCTCTTGTCTATAAGTTTACTAGTGACTTCGTGTTTCTCTTTGACTACAGCTTTGAATAGGTGGTGAAGGGGACTTGTGTAGTCAACAGCACAAGCACAGAATGTAAACTTCATGAAATAAGGATCATGGCGATGGGGTGCTAATCCAGACTCTCTTAATCTATATACAAAGATTGTTGATTTCTGCGCTCCCAATGACACATCATGGTCTTCTTCAATGGTAGTAGCTACAGACCTTTTCTTCTGAGTGGTTTTCCTGGTCTGGAAGACTCACATCCAgtgatttccattttgttttgtgtcctcTACCTGATTGCCCTAATGGGTAACATCACCATCTTAGTGGTTATTAAAGTGGAACGGTCACTTCATACACCCATGTGCTTTTTTCTCTCCATGCTGGCTGCTAGTGACCTTGGAATCTGTGCTACCACCCTGCCCACCCTGCTCAAGTTTTTCTGGTTTAATGTTCGGGAAATAGACTTTGATGCCTGCCTCATCCAGATGTTCTTTATCCATGTGTTTTCCTTAATGGAGTCAGGCATCCTCCTCACCATGGCTTttgaccgctatgtggccatctcCAACCCACTCAGGTACACTACTGTTTTGACTGATTCTACCATTGCCAAGATAGGTGTGGGGCTTCTGCTACGGGCTGTGGCTGTCATCTTCCCAGGACCCTTTCTCATCAAACGACTGAGGTTTTGTAAGGCTAATGTGCTCTCCCACTCATACT is from Neofelis nebulosa isolate mNeoNeb1 chromosome 10, mNeoNeb1.pri, whole genome shotgun sequence and encodes:
- the LOC131488622 gene encoding olfactory receptor 51G2-like → MVFFNGSSYRPFLLSGFPGLEDSHPVISILFCVLYLIALMGNITILVVIKVERSLHTPMCFFLSMLAASDLGICATTLPTLLKFFWFNVREIDFDACLIQMFFIHVFSLMESGILLTMAFDRYVAISNPLRYTTVLTDSTIAKIGVGLLLRAVAVIFPGPFLIKRLRFCKANVLSHSYFLHPDIINLSCSDHRINSIYGLIIILITFGVDSVLILLSYLKILITVLGIASREEQFKALNTCVSHICAVLLVYVPMLGVSIIHRFGKHVPSMVHIIMGYIYLLIPPVLNPVVYCVKTREIRTRILGNLLKL